One genomic window of Gossypium hirsutum isolate 1008001.06 chromosome D11, Gossypium_hirsutum_v2.1, whole genome shotgun sequence includes the following:
- the LOC107912550 gene encoding nuclear transport factor 2 isoform X2 has translation MASVEQQVPAGIATPTSDVVGNAFVHQYYLILHQSPELVHRFYHDSSKLGRPEENGGMSITTTMQAINEKILSLGYGEFTAEITTVDAQDSHNGGVLVLVTGYLTGKDKVKRKFTQSFFLAPQDKGYFVLNDVFRFVDDTKHQPGSQDPVNGFEASLTPEQENHIEQPAALPEECNGPEVYNPSENGDGSIEEEESPVAEVVDEIPDDSKMVSDSKPEMEELPKKSYASILKVLKENAVPVSAPTHPPVKPAVKSQEHPRIAAPPSAPMPASDAQVSSNNVTENGNNQDAEAEGPSVYVKGLPLNATPGMLENEFKKFGPIKSGGIQVRSQKGFCFGFVEFEMASSVQSAIEASPINVGGRKAVVEEKRSTSRGNKGRSSSVSGAGYRNEGARGRGNYGGGRGYSRGEFGNRSSNRGYSNRGGDGYQRGEHMGGNGGRVSRSGEATFNASTKNVAPRVSVPA, from the exons ATGGCATCTGTAGAACAACAAGTCCCTGCTGGAATTGCTACTCCTACTTCCGATGTT GTCGGTAATGCCTTTGTTCATCAATACTACCTTATCTTACATCAATCCCCTGAGCTGGTTCACCGGTTTTACCATGATAGCAGCAAACTTGGCCGCCCCGAAGAAAATGGCGGCATGAGTATTACAACTACTATGCAA GCCATCAATGAGAAGATACTCTCACTTGGTTATGGAGAATTCACTGCAGAAATAACAACTGTAGACGCACAAGACTCTCACAATGGAGGAGTACTTGTTCTTGTGACTGGGTATTTAACTGGAAAGGACAAAGTGAAGAGGAAATTCACTCAGAGTTTCTTTTTGGCACCTCAAGACAAGGGCTATTTCGTTTTAAATGATGTTTTTAGATTTGTCGATGATACGAAACATCAACCTGGGAGCCAGGACCCAGTTAATGGTTTTGAGGCTTCTCTTACTCCTGAGCAAG AGAATCACATTGAGCAACCGGCTGCATTGCCTGAAGAATGTAATGGACCAGAAGTGTACAATCCTTCCGAGAATGGAGATGGCTCTATTGAGGAAGAGGAATCACCAGTGGCTGAGGTTGTTGATGAGATTCCTGATGATTCAAAGATGGTTTCTGATTCTAAGCCTGAAATGGAGGAACTGCCAAAGAAGTCATATGCGTCTATT TTAAAGGTTTTGAAAGAGAATGCAGTCCCTGTATCGGCACCTACACATCCCCCTGTGAAGCCTGCAGTTAAGAGCCAGGAGCATCCTCGAATTGCTGCACCACCTTCTGCTCCAATGCCTGCCTCTGATGCTCAGGTTTCTAGCAACAATGTTACTGAAAATGGGAATAATCAAGATGCAGAGG CTGAGGGTCCCTCTGTCTATGTCAAAGGTCTGCCCTTGAATGCTACGCCTGGCATGCTGGAGAATGAATTTAAGAAGTTTGGACCTATTAAGAGTGGTGGTATTCAAGTTCGAAGTCAGAAG GGGTTCTGTTTTGGTTTTGTGGAATTTGAAATGGCAAGTTCTGTGCAAAGTGCTATAGAG GCTTCACCTATTAATGTTGGTGGACGCAAAGCAGTTGTTGAAGAAAAGCGGTCTACCTCCCGAG GGAACAAAGGGCGGTCTTCATCTGTTTCTGGGGCTGGATATAGAAATGAGGGAGCAAGGGGGCGCGGAAACTATGGTGGTGGAAGGGGTTATAGCCGGGGTGAATTTGGAAACAGGAGCAGCAATAGAGGATATTCCAACCGTGGAGGTGATGGATATCAGAGGGGTGAGCACATGGGGGGTAATGGTGGCCGTGTGAGCCGCTCTGGTGAAGCAACTTTTAATGCATCAACAAAGAATGTGGCACCAAGGGTATCTGTCCCTGCTTGA
- the LOC107910969 gene encoding uncharacterized protein K02A2.6-like: MLDAGMIYPISDSDWVSPVHVVPKKTGVTVVQNSSGELVPTEPRMDGGRMSFGLCNAPATFQRCMVSIFSDNVEKIIEVFMDDFMVYGHIVSLEGIEVDKAKTDIINSLPYPTSVREIRSFLGHAGFYRRLIKDFSKIAQPLCSLLQKDKEFKFDQTCKDAFDMLKQKLVSAPIVQPPNWNFPFEIMCDASDRSVGAVLGQRIGKKPHVIYYVSKTLDAAQSNYTTTEKELLAFVFALDKFRSYLLGTKVIIFSDHAALKYLIGKKKAKPRLIRWILLLQEFDFEIRDKKGCENLVADHLSRLPIPVDDTPLKDNFPDENLFLANTVHPWYADIVNYLVTGTVPSELPMSKKDKIKKDARYGTPRALISDRGTHFCNKLVSALMEKYGVTQRIATAYYPQTNGQAEVSNREIKSILEKTVKPNRKDWSLRLNDALWAYRTAYNGPIGMSPYRLVFGKPCHLPVELEHKAFWVVKQCNMEMETAGRAQKLDIQKLEEIRNDAYENARVYKEKTKAFHDKMITRKQFSIGQKVLLYDSTLKIFAGKLRSKWIGLFTITNLFSNGAVEIQSEETRKCFKVNGQRLKPFYENFQTHTIEEIVLEEPRN; the protein is encoded by the exons ATGTTGGATGCTGGAATGATATACCCGATCTCTGACAGTGATTGGGTTAGCCCGGTCcatgtcgtgcccaagaaaactggCGTGACAGTGGTGCAAAATTCATCAGGAGAGCTAGTTCCTACTGAGCCCAGAATGGATGGAGG ACGAATGTCGTTTGGACTCTGTAATGCTCCGGCCACTTTTCAGAGATGTATGGTGAGCATATTCTCCGACAATGTCGAGAAAATCAttgaagtcttcatggatgatttcatgGTGTATG GTCATATAGTTTCCTTAGAAGGTATTGAGGTCGATAAAGCAAAAACGGATATTATTAACTCATTACCTTACCCCACATCTGTGAGGGAAATTCGTTCGTTTCTTGGGCATGCAGGATTTTACAGACGATTAATAAAAGACTTCTCGAAGATCGCGCAACCGCTTTGCAGTCTGTTACAGAAGgataaagaatttaaatttgaCCAGACTTGTAAAGACGCATTTGACATGCTGAAGCAGAAATTGGTCTCCGCCCCTATAGTGCAACCACCAAATTGGAACTTCCCGTTCGAaatcatgtgtgatgcaagtgatcgAAGTGTGGGAGCTGTTCTTGGCCAAAGAATAGGGAAAAAGCCTCATGTGATCTACTACGTTTCGAAAACCTTGGATGCTGCCCAAAGCAATTACACAACCACAGAGAAAGAATTATTAGCTTTTGTgtttgctttagataaatttAGATCTTACCTATTAGGAACTAAAGTAATTATCTTTTCTGATCATGCAGCTTTGAAATATCTGATAGGGAAGAAGAAGGCAAAACCTCGACTGATCAGGTGGATTCTACTTCTGCAAGAATTCGATTTTGAAATTCGAGATAAAAAAGGATGCGAAAACTTAGTAGCTGACCATCTGAGTCGATTACCGATTCCAGTAGACGACACACCATTGAAAGACAACTTCCCAGATGAAAACCTATTTTTAGCAAATACAGTTCATCCTTGGTACGCAGACATAGTAAATTATCTCGTTACAGGTACTGTTCCTTCGGAATTACCAATGTCTAAAAAAGATAAGATAAAAAAGGATGCACG GTATGGCACCCCACGAGCATTAATCAGCGACAGAGGAACTCATTTCTGCAATAAACTCGTAAGTGCACTTATGGAAAAATATGGTGTGACTCAACGAATTGCCACTGCCTACTATCCACAAACAAACGGACAAGCTGAAGTGTCAAATCGAGAAATCAAGTCCATATTGGAGAAGACTGTTAAACCTAACAGAAAGGATTGGAGCTTGAGACTAAATGACGCACTTTGGGCTTATAGGACAGCTTACAATGGACCAATAGGCATGTCACCTTATCGACTTGTTTTTGGTAAACCGTGCCATCTCCCTGTCGAATTAGAGCATAAAGCATTTTGGGTAGTTAAGCAGTGTAATATGGAGATGGAGACCGCAGGAAGAGCTCAAAAGTTGGACATTCAGAAACTCGAGGAAATTAGAAACGATGCATATGAAAATGCTCGAGTTTATAAAGAAAAGACGAAGGCGTTCCACGATAAGATGATCACTAGGAAGCAGTTTTCAATAGGACAAAAAGTTCTCCTATACGACTCCACCTTAAAAATTTTCGCTGGTAAGCTTCGATCCAAATGGATAGGTCTATTTACTATCACTAATTTATTCTCAAATGGTGCAGTAGAAATTCAAAGCGAAGAAACCCGGAAGTGCTTTAAGGTGAATGGACAACGATTGAAACCCTTCTACGAGAATTTTCAAACGCACACGATTGAGGAGATTGTTCTCGAGGAGCCCAGAAATTGA
- the LOC107912550 gene encoding nuclear transport factor 2 isoform X1, whose amino-acid sequence MASVEQQVPAGIATPTSDVVGNAFVHQYYLILHQSPELVHRFYHDSSKLGRPEENGGMSITTTMQAINEKILSLGYGEFTAEITTVDAQDSHNGGVLVLVTGYLTGKDKVKRKFTQSFFLAPQDKGYFVLNDVFRFVDDTKHQPGSQDPVNGFEASLTPEQDHSPVPENHIEQPAALPEECNGPEVYNPSENGDGSIEEEESPVAEVVDEIPDDSKMVSDSKPEMEELPKKSYASILKVLKENAVPVSAPTHPPVKPAVKSQEHPRIAAPPSAPMPASDAQVSSNNVTENGNNQDAEAEGPSVYVKGLPLNATPGMLENEFKKFGPIKSGGIQVRSQKGFCFGFVEFEMASSVQSAIEASPINVGGRKAVVEEKRSTSRGNKGRSSSVSGAGYRNEGARGRGNYGGGRGYSRGEFGNRSSNRGYSNRGGDGYQRGEHMGGNGGRVSRSGEATFNASTKNVAPRVSVPA is encoded by the exons ATGGCATCTGTAGAACAACAAGTCCCTGCTGGAATTGCTACTCCTACTTCCGATGTT GTCGGTAATGCCTTTGTTCATCAATACTACCTTATCTTACATCAATCCCCTGAGCTGGTTCACCGGTTTTACCATGATAGCAGCAAACTTGGCCGCCCCGAAGAAAATGGCGGCATGAGTATTACAACTACTATGCAA GCCATCAATGAGAAGATACTCTCACTTGGTTATGGAGAATTCACTGCAGAAATAACAACTGTAGACGCACAAGACTCTCACAATGGAGGAGTACTTGTTCTTGTGACTGGGTATTTAACTGGAAAGGACAAAGTGAAGAGGAAATTCACTCAGAGTTTCTTTTTGGCACCTCAAGACAAGGGCTATTTCGTTTTAAATGATGTTTTTAGATTTGTCGATGATACGAAACATCAACCTGGGAGCCAGGACCCAGTTAATGGTTTTGAGGCTTCTCTTACTCCTGAGCAAG ACCATTCTCCTGTTCCAGAGAATCACATTGAGCAACCGGCTGCATTGCCTGAAGAATGTAATGGACCAGAAGTGTACAATCCTTCCGAGAATGGAGATGGCTCTATTGAGGAAGAGGAATCACCAGTGGCTGAGGTTGTTGATGAGATTCCTGATGATTCAAAGATGGTTTCTGATTCTAAGCCTGAAATGGAGGAACTGCCAAAGAAGTCATATGCGTCTATT TTAAAGGTTTTGAAAGAGAATGCAGTCCCTGTATCGGCACCTACACATCCCCCTGTGAAGCCTGCAGTTAAGAGCCAGGAGCATCCTCGAATTGCTGCACCACCTTCTGCTCCAATGCCTGCCTCTGATGCTCAGGTTTCTAGCAACAATGTTACTGAAAATGGGAATAATCAAGATGCAGAGG CTGAGGGTCCCTCTGTCTATGTCAAAGGTCTGCCCTTGAATGCTACGCCTGGCATGCTGGAGAATGAATTTAAGAAGTTTGGACCTATTAAGAGTGGTGGTATTCAAGTTCGAAGTCAGAAG GGGTTCTGTTTTGGTTTTGTGGAATTTGAAATGGCAAGTTCTGTGCAAAGTGCTATAGAG GCTTCACCTATTAATGTTGGTGGACGCAAAGCAGTTGTTGAAGAAAAGCGGTCTACCTCCCGAG GGAACAAAGGGCGGTCTTCATCTGTTTCTGGGGCTGGATATAGAAATGAGGGAGCAAGGGGGCGCGGAAACTATGGTGGTGGAAGGGGTTATAGCCGGGGTGAATTTGGAAACAGGAGCAGCAATAGAGGATATTCCAACCGTGGAGGTGATGGATATCAGAGGGGTGAGCACATGGGGGGTAATGGTGGCCGTGTGAGCCGCTCTGGTGAAGCAACTTTTAATGCATCAACAAAGAATGTGGCACCAAGGGTATCTGTCCCTGCTTGA